One genomic region from Heterodontus francisci isolate sHetFra1 unplaced genomic scaffold, sHetFra1.hap1 HAP1_SCAFFOLD_216, whole genome shotgun sequence encodes:
- the LOC137360168 gene encoding scavenger receptor cysteine-rich type 1 protein M130-like, with the protein MRCLMKDLEFFPNLWGKVGKWRWGNRSAMILLNGGVVWCCTKPISLNIRKLTVRPLKSEVLGSGSRCRSVRAGEMGDRESPHQDNSNSRNFESYQWKIMQPGNSQVDPSETVKLRLVNGGSRCAGRVEIHYRGQWGTVYGSYWDLPDEAVVCRELGCGTAVSAPGWAHFGEGTGPVVTADVACSGTEAALRDCESYQWDHYSLSHSDDAGVICSDHRYPRLTSGDSPCSGRLEIQYGENWGTVCDLDWDLKDANVVCSLLQCGVAVSVPRYAHFGEGIGLVRSDIFDCTGNETSLLDCRLFQGNQQECSHRNDASVICSGKHGPRLVDGTNRCSGRVEVLHGDQWGTLSDMYFDLEDANVVCEHLQCGTVTSIPGGAHFGKGAGPVWKESYRCRRNETRLWDCPVSSWEQFSCSHENDASVICTDENWSLSLTNGGSWCDGRVEIYYNGSWGRLQDRHWTLNDANVVCTQLGCGEATAAYNYSKDGESEGPIWVNDVQCEGNELQLQNCILFTLNSSLTDSMDVGVLCFSRSFFELVMCCARGFTGKIWLRIAYNGQHGIWPFGLTVISASVSRDLFADRHHFDSYFARRLDVPPIVYPSSSAEQGYKTTSILIAVCFGVLLICVFISLMVVIQKKAIRRERFESSDSFGLLSLPRTRLEQALKQDSPKADTIKLSNLTRLAVVYKRTQAADQETVRAQSQHVPLTLKSRTNMSRRPWMSRDLEDWIRNKKEFNGRISELKTVEALEEYRKFTDSIQSLNQIEYYTSHSLGDTDPGSENSEGNSSSIQGLVPADYDDVDIGAIDTQDGHVLLDSGPDDLFTLTSAGGDLSTLAYSSQTRTDTALLVPSSPENNEDVHCDTFTIADIPLTMGSDCVVQHLTSPSHR; encoded by the exons TGttgcaccaaacccattagtctaaaTATCAGGAAGTTAACCGTGCGACCACTGAAATCTGAGGTGCTGGGAAGTGGGAGTCGCTGTAGGTCAGTaagagcaggggaaatgggtgacCGGGAAAGTCCGCACCAGGATAACAGCAACagcagaaactttgaaagttaccaGTGGAAGATtatgca acctgggaacagtcaggttgacccgtcag agacagtgaagctgagactggtgaatgggggcagtcggtgcgctgggagagtggagattcactacaggggacaatGGGGGACTGTGTATGGATCGTACTGGGACCTGCCGGACGaagctgttgtgtgtcgggagctgggctgcgggaccgcggtctctgcaccgggctgggctcactttggggaagggaccGGACCCGTTGTGACGGCTGATGTAGCGTGCAGCGgaaccgaggccgctctgcgggactgtgaatcatatcaatgggatcactattccttGTCGCACTCcgatgatgccggcgtcatctgctcag atcacagatatcctcgactaacatccggagactccccatgctcaggcagactggagatccagtacggtgaaaactggggaacagtgtgtgaccttgactgggatttgaaagacgccaatgtggtctgtagtctgcttcagtgtggagtcgccgtgtcggtgccaagatatgctcattttggagagggcattGGGCTCGTACGGTCTGATATCTTTGACTGCACTGGAAATGagaccagtttattggactgccgtctttttcaaggaaatcagcaggagtgcagccacaggaacgatgccagtgtgatctgttccg ggaaacatggacctcgattggttgatgggacgaacagatgctctggccgggtggaggtgctgcatggagaccagtgggggacgctgagtgacatgtactttgatctggaagacgccaacgtggtctgtgagcacttgcagtgtgggacagtaacctcaatcccgggaggagctcactttgggaagggagccggtccagtgtggaaggaaagttacaggtgtcggcggaatgagacgcgattgtgggattgtcctgtttcatcctgggaacagtttagctgctcccatgaaaatgatgccagtgtcatctgtacgg atgaaaattggtcactaagtctgactaacgggggaagctggtgtgatgggagagtggagatttactacaatggcagctgggggagattgcaggatagacactggaccctgaatgatgccaatgtagtctgtacacagctgggttgtggtgaagcgacagccgcttataactattcaaaggacggagagagtgaaggacccatctgggtgaatgatgtccagtgtgaaggaaacgaattgcagctccagaactgcatcttattcacattgaattcgtctctcactgacagtatggatgtaggggtcct gtgcTTTTCACGTTCAttttttgagctggtgatg tgttgtgcacgcggtttcacagggaagatatggcTTCGAATTgcatacaatggacagcacggaatctggccattcggactaactg tgattagtgcctctgtatcccgagatctctttgctgATCGACATCATTTTGACTCTTATTTTGCaagaa gactcgatgtgcctccGATTGTTTACCCGTcctcatctgcag aacagggatataaaacaacTTCCATCCtaattgcggtctgcttcggagtcctgctaatctgtgtgttcatctcgctgatggtggttatacagaaaaaggcaatcagaagag AAAGATTTGAAAGCTCGGACAGCttcggcctgttatctctgccaaggacccgactagaacaggctctgaaacaagacagtccaAAAGCTGATACGATCAAGCTTTCTAACCTCACTAGACTGGCAGTAGTTTACAAACGAACACAAGCAGCAGATcag gaaacagtgagagctcaGAGCCAGCATGTTCCCCTAAccttgaagagtaggaccaacatgtccaggagaccctggatgtcaagggatttagaggattggataaggaacaaaaaggagTTTAATGGCAGAATCAGtgagctgaaaacagtggaggccctagaggagtataggaagt ttactgattccattcagtccctcaatcagattgaatattacaccagtcacagtttgggtgacacggatcctggatcagaaaattctgaagggaactcctccagtattcagg gtctggttcccgcTGATTATGATGACGTTGAtattggagccattgacactcaggatgggcacgttttgctggacagtggtcctgatgatctcttcacactgacaagtgccggcggtgatctctccactcttg catacagctctcagacccgcactgataccgctttgctggttccctccagtcctgaaaacaatgaggatgttcactgtgacacgttcacaatagcagacattccactaacaatgggcagtgactgtgtggttcaacatcttacatctccatcacaccG gtaa